In a single window of the Gossypium hirsutum isolate 1008001.06 chromosome A13, Gossypium_hirsutum_v2.1, whole genome shotgun sequence genome:
- the LOC107957665 gene encoding rab3 GTPase-activating protein catalytic subunit isoform X4, with translation MASTSKANLTEDDEEEEEIEHFDDFTLASSWERFISEIEATCRQWSADGPKNLLEKGAVHLDYSNKIYRIKSELKDATKIYSMEYYFGIDNDGNISDWNCTLHDLQLCFGVKEFLVISPQSASGVVLDAPESSKLLSAVAIALSNCSCLWPAFVPVHDPSRKAFIGIQNMGTIFTRRFEADRIGSQVPVKFMHLEGLYELFVSKFAYWTSDHLTHLFKVYLMMKLTYRTLPNDDENDGIQDADAENAESEKMPDGGNLNRKHWDDDCPWSEWYSAEDPVKGFDLVTTWSEKVIESSLEMAEMENASPHEAEKWILTPNLSPNLDSSKGDRIGFASQLQLLVSALDMSFEAQFMEDFVSVENLGSDNLKSSMVIPPPTVLDRVLKDLLLEGRQFPDFAKGEHKSSRAIKGAPLESLFAQFCLHSLWFGNCSIRAIAVLWVEFVREIRWYWEESQPLPKMPAHGSIDLATCLINQKLQMLAICIEKKRELNEEFQDCLGSNDDVFVHMEEDIQVGEESTSFLTQSQDFDGKRDSPLILEGFNESKTSISKFSTNSQDAYSADKSTSDSKRTGSAGPVGSMKLLNSCQSLHAPFTQNAPLMTEDMHEERLRAVEAFGDSFNFSAQLERETLSSDMSAFKAANPDAVFEDFIRWHSPGDWENDGSKANDKWPPRGKLSQRMSGPGNSWRKIWNDAPSLPAYEQKPLLDPNREGEKILHYLETVRPHQLLEQMVCTAFRASADTLHQTNFGSLKQITTKMDQLFHTMASTLRPLQANLLSGNSEKIEDLKRLCVALEHVEKLLTLAASLRHKFIQAPRVYEAIFSDYYDFYLPNMGKGSADVDIQKEFDLKLQLRVNERQVVSNMFTPPTANQSWRKVLSMGNLLNGHEPILRQIVFSKRDSGSDCHYAVSTRGGPHMDDQQEIETYRMYVCGTSNDLRVALCVTSYD, from the exons ATGGCATCTACAAGCAAAGCCAATTTAACTGAAGAcgatgaagaagaagaggaa ATTGAACACTTTGATGATTTCACTCTGGCTTCTTCATGGGAAAG GTTCATATCTGAAATAGAGGCTACTTGTCGACAGTGGTCAGCTGATGGTCCAAAGAATTTGCTG GAAAAGGGAGCTGTTCATTTggattattctaataaaatatatAGGATTAAATCCGAGTTGAAAGATGCTACAAAAATCTATTCCATGGAGTACTACTTTGGGATCGACAATGATG GCAACATTTCTGACTGGAATTGCACTTTGCATGATTTGCAGCTTTGTTTTGGAGTAAAAGAATTCTTG GTGATTTCACCTcagagtgccagcggtgtggtactTGATGCTCCAGAGTCCAGCAAGCTTTTAAGTGCAGTTGCAATTGCTTTGTCAAATTGTTCATG TTTGTGGCCAGCATTTGTGCCAGTCCATGATCCTTCAAGAAAAGCGTTTATTGGAATCCAGAACATGGGAACAATTTTTACTAGAAGGTTTGAGGCAGATCGTATTGGTAGCCAAGTTCCTGTAAAGTTCATGCATTTGGAAGGATTGTATGAATTGTTTGTTTCTAAGTTT gCTTACTGGACATCGGACCATTTGACACATCTCTTCAAAGTATATCTTATGATGAAACTTACGTATCGAACCCTTCCCaatgatgatgaaaatgatggtaTCCAAGACGCTGATGCTGAAAATGCAGAATCTGAAAAGATGCCTGACGGTGGCAATCTCAATAGGAAGCATTGGGATGATGATTGCCCTTGGAGTGAATGGTATTCTGCAGAAGATCCAGTAAAGG GGTTTGATTTGGTGACCACTTGGTCGGAAAAGGTGATTGAAAGCTCCTTGGAAATGGCTGAAATGGAAAATGCTTCACCCCATgaagccgagaagtggattctaACTCCAAATTTGTCTCCAAATCT TGATAGTTCAAAAGGAGACCGAATTGGATTTGCTTCCCAGTTGCAGCTTTTGGTTAGTGCACTGGATATGTCATTTGAAGCTCAATTTATGGAGGATTTCGTTTCAG TTGAAAATCTTGGTTCAGACAATTTAAAGTCCTCTATGGTTATACCGCCACCTACCGTCCTTGACCGTGTGCTTAAAGATCTTTTGCTTGAGG GTCGTCAATTTCCTGATTTTGCTAAAGGCGAACATAAGAGTTCTCGAGCAATTAAAGGCGCACCTCTTGAATCTCTTTTTGCACAGTTCTGTTTACACTCATTATGGTTTGGCAATTGTAGCATACGTG CCATTGCTGTGTTGTGGGTAGAGTTTGTTCGAGAAATTCGTTGGTATTGGGAAGAGTCACAGCCATTGCCTAAAATGCCAGCCCATGGTTCAATTGACCTAGCAACTTGTTTAATCAACCAGAAACTAcaaatg CTTGCAATATGCATTGAGAAGAAGCGTGAACTCAATGAAGAATTTCAAGACTGTCTTGGAAGTAATGATGACGTGTTTGTACATATGGAG GAAGATATTCAAGTTGGAGAGGAGTCTACTAGTTTTCTTACTCAGAGTCAAGATTTTGATGGGAAACGTGACAG TCCCTTGATTCTAGAAGGTTTTAATGAATCTAAAACATCTATATCAAAGTTCAGTACAAATTCTCAAGATGCCTATTCTGCTGATAAAAGCACTTCAGATTCTAAAAGGACAGGGTCAGCTGGTCCTGTAGGGTCTATGAAGCTTCTGAATTCGTGTCAGAGCTTGCATGCTCCATTTACACAG AATGCACCACTCATGACAGAAGACATGCATGAAGAACGACTCCGTGCTGTCGAGGCCTTTGGTGATTCATTT AACTTTTCTGCACAGTTGGAGAGAGAAACATTATCTTCAG ACATGTCAGCCTTTAAAGCTGCAAACCCAGATGCTGTTTTCGAAGATTTTATCCGGTGGCATTCACCTGGAGATTGGGAGAATGATGGAAGTAAAGCAAATGATAAGTGGCCTCCTCGAGGAAAACTTTCACAGAGGATGTCTGGCCCTGGGAACTCATGGAGAAAGATTTGGAATGATGCTCCTAGTTTGCCCGCTTATGAACAGAAACCCCTGCTGGATCCAAACCGAGAAGGAGAGAAG ATACTTCATTACCTAGAAACTGTGCGACCCCATCAGCTTCTTGAGCAAATGGTTTGTACTGCCTTCAGAGCCTCAGCTGACACACTGCACCAGACGAATTTTGGAAGCTTGAAGCAGATAACAACTAAAATGGACCAACTCTTCCATACTATGGCATCTACACTAAGGCCTTTGCAAG CAAATCTGTTATCTGGAAATAGTGAGAAAATTGAAGACCTAAAACGGCTTTGTGTTGCCCTTGAACATGTTGAGAAGTTGCTAACACTTGCAGCTTCTCTTCGTCATAAATTCATACAAGCACCACGTGTCTATGAAGCTATTTTCAGTGACTACTACGACTTTTACCTTCCGAACATGGGAAAGGGCTCAGCAGATGTTGATATTCAGAAG GAATTTGACCTGAAGCTACAGCTACGGGTGAACGAGAGACAAGTTGTGTCAAATATGTTTACCCCACCCACTGCCAATCAGTCATGGAGAAAAGTTTTAAGCATGGGCAATCTTCTTAACGGCCACGAACCAATCCTCAGGCAGATTGTCTTTTCCAAGCGTGACAGCGGCAGTGACTGTCACTATGCAGTTAGCACGCGCGGCGGACCTCACATGGATGATCAACAAGAAATAGAAACATATCGGATGTATGTATGTGGAACCTCAAACGATCTACGGGTAGCACTTTGTGTCACCTCATACGATTAA
- the LOC107957665 gene encoding rab3 GTPase-activating protein catalytic subunit isoform X5, producing MASTSKANLTEDDEEEEEIEHFDDFTLASSWERFISEIEATCRQWSADGPKNLLEKGAVHLDYSNKIYRIKSELKDATKIYSMEYYFGIDNDGNISDWNCTLHDLQLCFGVKEFLVISPQSASGVVLDAPESSKLLSAVAIALSNCSCLWPAFVPVHDPSRKAFIGIQNMGTIFTRRFEADRIGSQVPVKFMHLEGLYELFVSKFAYWTSDHLTHLFKVYLMMKLTYRTLPNDDENDGIQDADAENAESEKMPDGGNLNRKHWDDDCPWSEWYSAEDPVKGFDLVTTWSEKVIESSLEMAEMENASPHEAEKWILTPNLSPNLSKGDRIGFASQLQLLVSALDMSFEAQFMEDFVSVENLGSDNLKSSMVIPPPTVLDRVLKDLLLEGRQFPDFAKGEHKSSRAIKGAPLESLFAQFCLHSLWFGNCSIRAIAVLWVEFVREIRWYWEESQPLPKMPAHGSIDLATCLINQKLQMLAICIEKKRELNEEFQDCLGSNDDVFVHMEEDIQVGEESTSFLTQSQDFDGKRDSPLILEGFNESKTSISKFSTNSQDAYSADKSTSDSKRTGSAGPVGSMKLLNSCQSLHAPFTQNAPLMTEDMHEERLRAVEAFGDSFNFSAQLERETLSSDMSAFKAANPDAVFEDFIRWHSPGDWENDGSKANDKWPPRGKLSQRMSGPGNSWRKIWNDAPSLPAYEQKPLLDPNREGEKILHYLETVRPHQLLEQMVCTAFRASADTLHQTNFGSLKQITTKMDQLFHTMASTLRPLQANLLSGNSEKIEDLKRLCVALEHVEKLLTLAASLRHKFIQAPRVYEAIFSDYYDFYLPNMGKGSADVDIQKEFDLKLQLRVNERQVVSNMFTPPTANQSWRKVLSMGNLLNGHEPILRQIVFSKRDSGSDCHYAVSTRGGPHMDDQQEIETYRMYVCGTSNDLRVALCVTSYD from the exons ATGGCATCTACAAGCAAAGCCAATTTAACTGAAGAcgatgaagaagaagaggaa ATTGAACACTTTGATGATTTCACTCTGGCTTCTTCATGGGAAAG GTTCATATCTGAAATAGAGGCTACTTGTCGACAGTGGTCAGCTGATGGTCCAAAGAATTTGCTG GAAAAGGGAGCTGTTCATTTggattattctaataaaatatatAGGATTAAATCCGAGTTGAAAGATGCTACAAAAATCTATTCCATGGAGTACTACTTTGGGATCGACAATGATG GCAACATTTCTGACTGGAATTGCACTTTGCATGATTTGCAGCTTTGTTTTGGAGTAAAAGAATTCTTG GTGATTTCACCTcagagtgccagcggtgtggtactTGATGCTCCAGAGTCCAGCAAGCTTTTAAGTGCAGTTGCAATTGCTTTGTCAAATTGTTCATG TTTGTGGCCAGCATTTGTGCCAGTCCATGATCCTTCAAGAAAAGCGTTTATTGGAATCCAGAACATGGGAACAATTTTTACTAGAAGGTTTGAGGCAGATCGTATTGGTAGCCAAGTTCCTGTAAAGTTCATGCATTTGGAAGGATTGTATGAATTGTTTGTTTCTAAGTTT gCTTACTGGACATCGGACCATTTGACACATCTCTTCAAAGTATATCTTATGATGAAACTTACGTATCGAACCCTTCCCaatgatgatgaaaatgatggtaTCCAAGACGCTGATGCTGAAAATGCAGAATCTGAAAAGATGCCTGACGGTGGCAATCTCAATAGGAAGCATTGGGATGATGATTGCCCTTGGAGTGAATGGTATTCTGCAGAAGATCCAGTAAAGG GGTTTGATTTGGTGACCACTTGGTCGGAAAAGGTGATTGAAAGCTCCTTGGAAATGGCTGAAATGGAAAATGCTTCACCCCATgaagccgagaagtggattctaACTCCAAATTTGTCTCCAAATCT TTCAAAAGGAGACCGAATTGGATTTGCTTCCCAGTTGCAGCTTTTGGTTAGTGCACTGGATATGTCATTTGAAGCTCAATTTATGGAGGATTTCGTTTCAG TTGAAAATCTTGGTTCAGACAATTTAAAGTCCTCTATGGTTATACCGCCACCTACCGTCCTTGACCGTGTGCTTAAAGATCTTTTGCTTGAGG GTCGTCAATTTCCTGATTTTGCTAAAGGCGAACATAAGAGTTCTCGAGCAATTAAAGGCGCACCTCTTGAATCTCTTTTTGCACAGTTCTGTTTACACTCATTATGGTTTGGCAATTGTAGCATACGTG CCATTGCTGTGTTGTGGGTAGAGTTTGTTCGAGAAATTCGTTGGTATTGGGAAGAGTCACAGCCATTGCCTAAAATGCCAGCCCATGGTTCAATTGACCTAGCAACTTGTTTAATCAACCAGAAACTAcaaatg CTTGCAATATGCATTGAGAAGAAGCGTGAACTCAATGAAGAATTTCAAGACTGTCTTGGAAGTAATGATGACGTGTTTGTACATATGGAG GAAGATATTCAAGTTGGAGAGGAGTCTACTAGTTTTCTTACTCAGAGTCAAGATTTTGATGGGAAACGTGACAG TCCCTTGATTCTAGAAGGTTTTAATGAATCTAAAACATCTATATCAAAGTTCAGTACAAATTCTCAAGATGCCTATTCTGCTGATAAAAGCACTTCAGATTCTAAAAGGACAGGGTCAGCTGGTCCTGTAGGGTCTATGAAGCTTCTGAATTCGTGTCAGAGCTTGCATGCTCCATTTACACAG AATGCACCACTCATGACAGAAGACATGCATGAAGAACGACTCCGTGCTGTCGAGGCCTTTGGTGATTCATTT AACTTTTCTGCACAGTTGGAGAGAGAAACATTATCTTCAG ACATGTCAGCCTTTAAAGCTGCAAACCCAGATGCTGTTTTCGAAGATTTTATCCGGTGGCATTCACCTGGAGATTGGGAGAATGATGGAAGTAAAGCAAATGATAAGTGGCCTCCTCGAGGAAAACTTTCACAGAGGATGTCTGGCCCTGGGAACTCATGGAGAAAGATTTGGAATGATGCTCCTAGTTTGCCCGCTTATGAACAGAAACCCCTGCTGGATCCAAACCGAGAAGGAGAGAAG ATACTTCATTACCTAGAAACTGTGCGACCCCATCAGCTTCTTGAGCAAATGGTTTGTACTGCCTTCAGAGCCTCAGCTGACACACTGCACCAGACGAATTTTGGAAGCTTGAAGCAGATAACAACTAAAATGGACCAACTCTTCCATACTATGGCATCTACACTAAGGCCTTTGCAAG CAAATCTGTTATCTGGAAATAGTGAGAAAATTGAAGACCTAAAACGGCTTTGTGTTGCCCTTGAACATGTTGAGAAGTTGCTAACACTTGCAGCTTCTCTTCGTCATAAATTCATACAAGCACCACGTGTCTATGAAGCTATTTTCAGTGACTACTACGACTTTTACCTTCCGAACATGGGAAAGGGCTCAGCAGATGTTGATATTCAGAAG GAATTTGACCTGAAGCTACAGCTACGGGTGAACGAGAGACAAGTTGTGTCAAATATGTTTACCCCACCCACTGCCAATCAGTCATGGAGAAAAGTTTTAAGCATGGGCAATCTTCTTAACGGCCACGAACCAATCCTCAGGCAGATTGTCTTTTCCAAGCGTGACAGCGGCAGTGACTGTCACTATGCAGTTAGCACGCGCGGCGGACCTCACATGGATGATCAACAAGAAATAGAAACATATCGGATGTATGTATGTGGAACCTCAAACGATCTACGGGTAGCACTTTGTGTCACCTCATACGATTAA
- the LOC107957665 gene encoding rab3 GTPase-activating protein catalytic subunit isoform X2, producing the protein MASTSKANLTEDDEEEEIEHFDDFTLASSWERFISEIEATCRQWSADGPKNLLEKGAVHLDYSNKIYRIKSELKDATKIYSMEYYFGIDNDGNISDWNCTLHDLQLCFGVKEFLVISPQSASGVVLDAPESSKLLSAVAIALSNCSCLWPAFVPVHDPSRKAFIGIQNMGTIFTRRFEADRIGSQVPVKFMHLEGLYELFVSKFAYWTSDHLTHLFKVYLMMKLTYRTLPNDDENDGIQDADAENAESEKMPDGGNLNRKHWDDDCPWSEWYSAEDPVKAAGTGLMDTMHVGFDLVTTWSEKVIESSLEMAEMENASPHEAEKWILTPNLSPNLDSSKGDRIGFASQLQLLVSALDMSFEAQFMEDFVSVENLGSDNLKSSMVIPPPTVLDRVLKDLLLEGRQFPDFAKGEHKSSRAIKGAPLESLFAQFCLHSLWFGNCSIRAIAVLWVEFVREIRWYWEESQPLPKMPAHGSIDLATCLINQKLQMLAICIEKKRELNEEFQDCLGSNDDVFVHMEEDIQVGEESTSFLTQSQDFDGKRDSPLILEGFNESKTSISKFSTNSQDAYSADKSTSDSKRTGSAGPVGSMKLLNSCQSLHAPFTQNAPLMTEDMHEERLRAVEAFGDSFNFSAQLERETLSSDMSAFKAANPDAVFEDFIRWHSPGDWENDGSKANDKWPPRGKLSQRMSGPGNSWRKIWNDAPSLPAYEQKPLLDPNREGEKILHYLETVRPHQLLEQMVCTAFRASADTLHQTNFGSLKQITTKMDQLFHTMASTLRPLQANLLSGNSEKIEDLKRLCVALEHVEKLLTLAASLRHKFIQAPRVYEAIFSDYYDFYLPNMGKGSADVDIQKEFDLKLQLRVNERQVVSNMFTPPTANQSWRKVLSMGNLLNGHEPILRQIVFSKRDSGSDCHYAVSTRGGPHMDDQQEIETYRMYVCGTSNDLRVALCVTSYD; encoded by the exons ATGGCATCTACAAGCAAAGCCAATTTAACTGAAGAcgatgaagaagaagag ATTGAACACTTTGATGATTTCACTCTGGCTTCTTCATGGGAAAG GTTCATATCTGAAATAGAGGCTACTTGTCGACAGTGGTCAGCTGATGGTCCAAAGAATTTGCTG GAAAAGGGAGCTGTTCATTTggattattctaataaaatatatAGGATTAAATCCGAGTTGAAAGATGCTACAAAAATCTATTCCATGGAGTACTACTTTGGGATCGACAATGATG GCAACATTTCTGACTGGAATTGCACTTTGCATGATTTGCAGCTTTGTTTTGGAGTAAAAGAATTCTTG GTGATTTCACCTcagagtgccagcggtgtggtactTGATGCTCCAGAGTCCAGCAAGCTTTTAAGTGCAGTTGCAATTGCTTTGTCAAATTGTTCATG TTTGTGGCCAGCATTTGTGCCAGTCCATGATCCTTCAAGAAAAGCGTTTATTGGAATCCAGAACATGGGAACAATTTTTACTAGAAGGTTTGAGGCAGATCGTATTGGTAGCCAAGTTCCTGTAAAGTTCATGCATTTGGAAGGATTGTATGAATTGTTTGTTTCTAAGTTT gCTTACTGGACATCGGACCATTTGACACATCTCTTCAAAGTATATCTTATGATGAAACTTACGTATCGAACCCTTCCCaatgatgatgaaaatgatggtaTCCAAGACGCTGATGCTGAAAATGCAGAATCTGAAAAGATGCCTGACGGTGGCAATCTCAATAGGAAGCATTGGGATGATGATTGCCCTTGGAGTGAATGGTATTCTGCAGAAGATCCAGTAAAGG CCGCAGGCACTGGCTTGATGGATACTATGCATGTAGGGTTTGATTTGGTGACCACTTGGTCGGAAAAGGTGATTGAAAGCTCCTTGGAAATGGCTGAAATGGAAAATGCTTCACCCCATgaagccgagaagtggattctaACTCCAAATTTGTCTCCAAATCT TGATAGTTCAAAAGGAGACCGAATTGGATTTGCTTCCCAGTTGCAGCTTTTGGTTAGTGCACTGGATATGTCATTTGAAGCTCAATTTATGGAGGATTTCGTTTCAG TTGAAAATCTTGGTTCAGACAATTTAAAGTCCTCTATGGTTATACCGCCACCTACCGTCCTTGACCGTGTGCTTAAAGATCTTTTGCTTGAGG GTCGTCAATTTCCTGATTTTGCTAAAGGCGAACATAAGAGTTCTCGAGCAATTAAAGGCGCACCTCTTGAATCTCTTTTTGCACAGTTCTGTTTACACTCATTATGGTTTGGCAATTGTAGCATACGTG CCATTGCTGTGTTGTGGGTAGAGTTTGTTCGAGAAATTCGTTGGTATTGGGAAGAGTCACAGCCATTGCCTAAAATGCCAGCCCATGGTTCAATTGACCTAGCAACTTGTTTAATCAACCAGAAACTAcaaatg CTTGCAATATGCATTGAGAAGAAGCGTGAACTCAATGAAGAATTTCAAGACTGTCTTGGAAGTAATGATGACGTGTTTGTACATATGGAG GAAGATATTCAAGTTGGAGAGGAGTCTACTAGTTTTCTTACTCAGAGTCAAGATTTTGATGGGAAACGTGACAG TCCCTTGATTCTAGAAGGTTTTAATGAATCTAAAACATCTATATCAAAGTTCAGTACAAATTCTCAAGATGCCTATTCTGCTGATAAAAGCACTTCAGATTCTAAAAGGACAGGGTCAGCTGGTCCTGTAGGGTCTATGAAGCTTCTGAATTCGTGTCAGAGCTTGCATGCTCCATTTACACAG AATGCACCACTCATGACAGAAGACATGCATGAAGAACGACTCCGTGCTGTCGAGGCCTTTGGTGATTCATTT AACTTTTCTGCACAGTTGGAGAGAGAAACATTATCTTCAG ACATGTCAGCCTTTAAAGCTGCAAACCCAGATGCTGTTTTCGAAGATTTTATCCGGTGGCATTCACCTGGAGATTGGGAGAATGATGGAAGTAAAGCAAATGATAAGTGGCCTCCTCGAGGAAAACTTTCACAGAGGATGTCTGGCCCTGGGAACTCATGGAGAAAGATTTGGAATGATGCTCCTAGTTTGCCCGCTTATGAACAGAAACCCCTGCTGGATCCAAACCGAGAAGGAGAGAAG ATACTTCATTACCTAGAAACTGTGCGACCCCATCAGCTTCTTGAGCAAATGGTTTGTACTGCCTTCAGAGCCTCAGCTGACACACTGCACCAGACGAATTTTGGAAGCTTGAAGCAGATAACAACTAAAATGGACCAACTCTTCCATACTATGGCATCTACACTAAGGCCTTTGCAAG CAAATCTGTTATCTGGAAATAGTGAGAAAATTGAAGACCTAAAACGGCTTTGTGTTGCCCTTGAACATGTTGAGAAGTTGCTAACACTTGCAGCTTCTCTTCGTCATAAATTCATACAAGCACCACGTGTCTATGAAGCTATTTTCAGTGACTACTACGACTTTTACCTTCCGAACATGGGAAAGGGCTCAGCAGATGTTGATATTCAGAAG GAATTTGACCTGAAGCTACAGCTACGGGTGAACGAGAGACAAGTTGTGTCAAATATGTTTACCCCACCCACTGCCAATCAGTCATGGAGAAAAGTTTTAAGCATGGGCAATCTTCTTAACGGCCACGAACCAATCCTCAGGCAGATTGTCTTTTCCAAGCGTGACAGCGGCAGTGACTGTCACTATGCAGTTAGCACGCGCGGCGGACCTCACATGGATGATCAACAAGAAATAGAAACATATCGGATGTATGTATGTGGAACCTCAAACGATCTACGGGTAGCACTTTGTGTCACCTCATACGATTAA